In Litoreibacter ponti, the genomic stretch TGCAGGGGCCGTGCCACGATCCTATGCCACCCGCGCCGTGATCGGGAAGTGGCAAAGCGCGCGGCGCGCGCCGACCATCAGTCTAGCCATTGAAAAATGTGGGTTTTCCCTTGCCACCTGTTGCGCCCCGCTCCTAGGCTCGTGAAATTGAGACTCACCGCCGGCGCGACCCGCGGTACAAAAACGATCGCTGGCCGCCCTGTCGGACCGGAGACGCTCACCTCACAAGACGACAAACCAAATGGGAGAAACCAATGTTTGCTAAACTGAAACTTGCGGCCGCGGGGCTTGCGACGGCCGCCGTGATGGCGCCGGCCGCGATGGCCGAAGAGTTCATCACCATCGGCACCGGCGGCGTGACCGGGGTGTATTATCCCACCGGCGGCGCGATCTGCCGACTGGTCAACAAAGGCCGCCGCGACCACGGCGTGCGCTGCTCGGTCGAGAGCACCGGCGGCTCGGTCTACAACATCAACACCATCCGCGAGGGCGAGTTGGAATTCGGCGTCGCCCAGTCCGACTGGCAGTACCACGCCTATAATGGCTCGTCGCGCTTCGAAGAGGCCGGCCCGTTCGAAGGGCTGCGCGCAGTCTTTTCCGTGCACCCGGAGCCGTTCACCGTGGTGGCCCGCGCCGATAGCGGCATCTCCACCTTTGCGGACCTCAAGGGCAAGCGCGTCAACATCGGCAACCCCGGCTCCGGCCAGCGCGGCACGATGGAAGTGCTGATGGAGGCCATGGGCTGGACCACCGATGACTTCGCCCTCGCAACCGAGCTGAAGGCCGCGGAGCAGTCTGCCGCGCTCTGCGACAACCAGATCGACGCGATGGTCTACACGGTCGGTCACCCCTCCGGCTCGATCCAGGAAGCCACCACGGCCTGCGATTCCGTGCTGGTCGAAGTGTCCGGTGAGGCCGTCGACAAGCTGATCGCGGACAATTCCTTCTACCGCTCTGCCACCATCCCGGGCGGCATGTATCGCGGCAATGACGGCGACACGGCCACTTTCGGGGTGGGCGCGACCTTCGTCAGCTCCGCGGACGTGTCCGAGGATGTGGTCTACACGCTGGTGAAGTCGGTGTTCGAGAACATGGAAGACTTCAAGGGCCTGCACCCCGCCTTCGCCAACCTTGAGCCTGCGGAAATGGCCTCTGCCGGTCTGTCCGCCCCGCTGCACGATGGCGCGGCCAAGTACTACAAGGAAGCGGGCCTGATCGAGTAATCGACCGCCTGCTTGCGACATGTCCGGGGGCGGCTTTCGCCCCCGGATGCCCAGAACAAAAAGCCCGACAGAACGTGGGCCACAGGGGGACATCATGGCGAAATCCGAGAAACGTGCGCTGACCGAAGAAGAGCTCCAGGAGCTCGTCGCCGCGAGCGACAGCGGCGCCCGCAGCCCAACCGGGGCCGTCGGCCGCATGATCGCGGCCACAGCCCTGATCTGGTCGATCTTCCAGGTCCTGCTCGCCTCCCCCGCCGCGCCCTACCTGCTGCCCGGCGACCTGATCAACAACTCCCGCCAGATCCACCTCGCCTTCGCCATCTTCCTGTCCGCGATGGCCTATCCCCTGTTCAAAGCCAGCCCGCGCGACCGCATCCCGTGGTATGACTGGATCCTTGGCATCGGCGGCGCGTTTCTGGCGCTTTACGGCTATTTCTTCTACGACAAGATCGTCAGCAATGGCGGCCTCGCCGACGCCAGCGACGCCTATTTCGGCCTGGCCGGTCTGATCTTCCTGTTCATCGCCGCCTACCGGACCCTTGGCCCGGTCATGGTGCTTCTGGCAGTGATCTTTCTGGGCTACGTCTTCTTCGGCGCGTCCGAGGTCGTCCCCGACCAAATCCGCTGGGCGGGCGCGAGCCTGCGCAAGGCGATGAGCCACATGTGGATCACGTCCGAGGGGGTCTTTGGCATCGCCCTTGGCGTGTCGACCAAATTCGTGTTCCTCTTCGTGCTGTTCGGCGCACTTTTGGACAAGGCGGGCGCGGGCAATTACTTCATCAAGATGGCCTTTGGTGCGCTTGGACACCTGCGTGGCGGCCCTGCGAAGGCAGCCGTTGTGGGCTCTGCCGCGACGGGCCTGATCTCGGGTTCCTCCATCGCCAATGTGGTTACCACCGGCACGTTCACGATCCCGCTGATGAAGCGCGTGGGCTTCTCCGCGGAGAAGGCCGGGTCGGTCGAGGTCGCCTCGTCGGTCAACGGCCAGATCATGCCGCCCGTGATGGGCGCCGCGGCCTTCCTGATGGTCGAATATGTCGGGATTTCCTACGTCGAGGTCATCACCCACGCCTTCCTGCCCGCAATCATCAGCTACATCGCGCTGGTCTACATCGTGCATCTGGAAGCGGTGAAGAACAACATGCCGACGATCGGCAACAAGGTTGTATCCATGGGCCGCACCATCGGTGGGATGTTCGCCTTCTTCGCGGGCTTTGCGGTGCTGTGCTATGCCACCCAGTTCCCGGTGAAGGCCATCGTGTCGCTCTTCCCCGCGGGCTCCGGCTGGATCCTGTCGGCCCTGCTTGGGCTGATCTATGTCGGATTGGTCTACCTTGCCGCCCAGACCGACGATCTGGAGCCCGACGACCCCAACGCCGAGGTGGTCGAGCTGCCGGATTTGGCCAAGATCTACAAATCCGGCCTGTACTACCTTTTGCCGATCATCGTGCTGGTCTACTTTTTGATGATCGAGCGCAAGTCGCCGGGACTGTCGGCCTTCTGGGCGACGATGCTGCTGTTCGGGATCCTGCTGACACAGAAGACGCTCAAGGCCATGTTCCGTGGTGAGGTCAATGCGATGAGCCGCCTGCGCGACGGCTTGATCGACCTGGTGGTCGGCATGATCGACGGCGCGCGCAACATGATCGGCATCGGCCTTGCGACCGCCACGGCGGGCATCATCGTGGGCACCGTGTCATTGACCGGCATCGGTCAGGTGATGGCCGATTTCGTCGAGTTCCTGTCCGGCGGCAACCTGATCCTGATGCTGATCTTCGTGGCGATCCTGTCGCTGATCCTTGGCATGGGACTGCCGACCACGGCCAACTACATCGTGGTGTCGTCCCTGATGGTCGCCGTCGTGGTTGAGCTGGGCGCGCAGTCCGGCCTGGTCGTGCCGCTGATCGCCGTGCACCTGTTCGTGTTCTACTTCGGGATCATGGCGGATGTGACGCCGCCCGTGGGGCTTGCGAGCTTCGCCGCGGCGGCCGTGTCCGGCGGTGACGCCATCCGCACCGGCTTCATCGCCTTCTTCTACTCGCTCCGGACTGTGGCGTTGCCGTTCGTGTTCATCTTCAACACCGACCTGCTGCTGATCGACGTGACCTGGACGCAGGGCATTATTGTCTTCATCGTCTCGACCATCGGCATCCTCGTTTTTACGGCCGCCACGATGGGCTGGTTCCTGACCAAGTCGCGCTTCTACGAGACCGCCGCGCTGCTGCTGGTGGCCTTTGCGCTGTTCCGCCCGGGCGTCTTCATGAACCAGATCCAGCCCCCGTTCGAGCAGATCGCCCCCGCAGAGTTCAGCGCAGCGCTCGAGAGCGCCGCCCCCGGCAGCTCGCTGCGCACGGTGATCTCCGGCCCGGATTTCGACACGCTGGAGATGAAAGACGTCACCGTGCCGCTCACGGTCCCCGATGCCGACGGCGCGCAGGCGCGGCTCGATGCGCTCGGCCTGATCATCGTGCCGGAGGGCGAAACCCAGCGGCTCGAAGAGCCCGCCTTCGGGACCGAGCTTGCCGACGCGCTGTCCTCCTTCGACTTCTACGGCGACGAGCCGGTCGCGATCACCTCGGTGCAGGCAACAGCCGATCAGTTGCCCAAGGAGCTGATCTTCATCCCTGCCCTGCTGCTGCTCGCCCTCATTGCCCTGTTGCAAAGCCGCCGGGCCACGCCCGCGGTCCGTGAAGGAGAATTGGCATGATCAAGACCGTTCTGTGTGCCGTCGACATCAACCGCCCTGCCGAGGAGGCAGAAGTCCTGCGCATGGCCGCACGCCTCGCCGATCTGGATGGGGCGCAGCTTGACGTGATCTCCGTCCTTCCTGATTTCGGCGCGTCCGTCGTCGGAGCCTACCTGCAGGATCACCATGTCAAAACGGCGCAGGATGACGCGAGCGCCAAGCTCGACGCGCTGGTGAACGATACGCTCGGGCCAGAGCGCAACAAGGCTGTCCGGCACATCGTGGCCGTCGGCAGCGTCTACCAGGAGGTCCTGCACGCCGCAGAAGTGAGCAACACGGACCTGATCGTCCTCGGCGCCCACGACCCGGACCTCAAGGACTACCTCCTCGGCCCCAACGCCGCCCGCATCGTCCGCCACGGCACCTGCTCCGTCTTTGTGGTGCGCAGCGGGCACAGCTAGCGCTCTTGAAAGACTTTTATGGCGGAGACGGGGCCTGTCTACAATTTTGTCTAATGGTCTGACGAGTGCAGATCATTTACTGGGTCACCAAACAGCATCCCACGCTGCAGCCAGATGTCTCTGGCACACACGAGCTGAGAACTGAAGTTGCAACCTATCGGATCTGTACGGGCATTTGCTGGCCTTCGCTCTCGGCGAGTTGCCGATCTCGTCGGTTTTGTCTGACGCAAAACCTCAGGAAGCAGCACTCAGAACGGTCGTTCGGTCTTCTGATTTTGCGGCACTGCGGGCCCATGTGATGGTGAGCATCGCTTCACCCCTAATGCCGTGGGCGTTCAATGTTTCCGCAAGTTCTTCAAGGGCACATTTGAGCAGGATTTGACCCTTTCGCTGGGCCTTCGCGACTATCTGCACCTCGAATGCTGCGTGCGGATGCTTGGTCTTGAGACTGTTCATGATCTGGTGCGCCGCGCCGACTGCCATGTAGAGGGCAACGCATGTTCCGGGTCGAATATCGTTGATTGGATCAGGGACGGCGTAGCCGTTCTCGCGGTGGCCTGTGGTCAGGACCAAGGTGTCGACGCGGCCGCGATCGGTGAGGCTTTGGCCGGCGCTGGCAGCGGCGGCGCACGCCGCAGTGACGCCGGGCACGATCTCTACCGGTATGCCCGCCGCTTTCAATGCATCGATTTCTTCGGTGCTGCGTCCGAACACGCCCGGATCGCCGCATTTGAGGCGGACGACGCGCTGTCCTCGTTTGGCGGCTGACACCAGCGTCTGCGTGATTTTTTCTTGCGGCCAACTGTGACAGCCCGGTGCTTTGCCGACGTACACACGCTCTGCATCACGCCGGGCAAGTTCGAGGATTTCGGGATCAAGCAGGCGGTCGTAATAGATCACATCGGCCTCTTGCAGACGCTGAACGCCGCGCAGGGTAATGAGGTCTTTCGCGCCGGGGCCCGCGCCAACGAGGCTCACGCTTCCGCCCTGTGACACGCCAAAATCGCCTGTGGTGATCGCCGACTTGATCAGTTTGGCGGCCTCCCGTTCAGACCCGCTGGTGAACAGCTGGCGAGGCGTGTCGTTGAACACCCAACGCCACAGATCGCGTCGCATCCGGGGCGCAAGCCGCGCCGCGGCGGCCGACCGCATCCGACCTGCTAGGGCCGCGAGATCCCCAAGTCGCGGCTCCAGGCTTTCTTCCAGCTTGGTCTTTATCTGACGCGCCAGCACCGGGGCCGTGCCTTCGGTTCCGATCGCCACGACCACCGGATCACGGTCCACGATCGACGGTGTGATCGCGTCGCACAGGCCCGGTTGATCTACCACATTGACGGTCGCGCCCGCCGCCTTGGCCAGTGCATGCAGCGCCATGTCCATGCCGGGGCAGCCGGTCGCGATAAAGACCAGCGCAGTTTCTGCAAAGCTTTCCGGCGTAATCGGACCCGCCTGATGCGTCACACAGCCTGCCACTGCGAGGTCCGACAATTCCGGATCCAAATCTTGGGCCAGGACTACGATCTTGGCTTGTGTCTTCAGGATCAGACGCGCTTTCTGCGCGGCCTGTTCGCCGCCGCCCACGATGACCACGCGGCGACCCGCCATTTGCAAAAACATTGGAAAGGTTTTCATGCGGAAAGGCTTTCTGTCTGGTGGCGTGCATCCCAAAGGCCGCGGGCCATGTGATCGACATCGGTCAGGGTCGGTGCGGCCTTGAGCGCCCAAAGCGCGAGGGCGGCAGTTCCGGTCACTGTTGCTGTGGCGAACTCATCCTTTACGGACCCGTGCCAGAGACCACGCAGATCAACGGTCTTTCCCGCGTCATGCAAACGACGAACGTCGTGCAGAAGAGCATCTGCCGTTTCCTTGATATGGTCGCCGTCGCGCAGGCCATAGATGGCGATGTCCTTGGAGGGATGGCGCTCAAACTCGCCCCCGCCACCTTTGATGATCGCCAGGTCGCGTTGTCCCAGAAGATCGGCGGCCTGGGCCTGCAAACTGCGATAGGACGGGTGGAACACTCCTTGCACGCTGACCGGCGCCTGCGATGGGTTCCACAAACGCAGAACTGTGTTGATGCAGGACCTCAGCCCGAACGTGTCGCGCAGCCTCAGCAATTTGAAAGCCGCAGGGCTGAGCGTCTCTAGCGGCGTGTACATCACGCCCGCACCGGCCCGACCCAAGGCCTCGCGCACCGATGCGCTGGCCGACTGATGTGAGTTCCAGCCATGCATCGACACGCGATATCCGGCCTGCGTCACCAGCCGCGCCGCTAGCAAAAACACCGGCGCCCCCCGGCTGCGCCCGGCGGCATAGCTCGGCCAGTCGAGATCGGCTTTCGGCAGAGTTCCCGAAGCGTGGGCTCGAAGAGCCGCCGTGAACCCTGCGATTTCCTCGACAGTCTCGCCGCGCAAGCGCAGGACCATCAGAAGCGCGCCGACGGCTTCCGGCGCGGCGTCACCACGCAAGATCAGCGTCATGGCCTCTTGCGCCTCATGCAACGTAAGTGGACGAGCCCGCCCGGCGCCGCGGGCGACGATGCGAACGAACGGAGCGAGGCTCATTCGGCAGCCATCGGCATTGATGCCTCCGCGATAAGGGATTTGAGCTCGGGCCTGCAGGAGCCGCAATTTGTCCCCGCGCAGGTCGCGTCCCCGAGTGCGGTCACGGAATGGGCTCCGGCGGCGATTGCGGATATCAGCGTGTTGCGCCCCACGTTGAAACAGGCACAGATGGTCGCCCCCGGATCGCAGAGGTTTGCGGCGTTGCGCCCAGCAAGTGCCGCAAGCGGGGGTGTGTCGGTGCCGATCAAGCCGATGACGGCGTTGCGCGCCACAACAACCGGACGGGGCGCAACAAACATCAGCGCCTCGATCGTTCCGCCCTGCACCAGGGCAATTCGCGTGGTTCCGCTGGCTATATCGGTCTGAACGGAGATGTCGGCGTCCGGCACTCCAACCAGCCG encodes the following:
- a CDS encoding TAXI family TRAP transporter solute-binding subunit, with protein sequence MFAKLKLAAAGLATAAVMAPAAMAEEFITIGTGGVTGVYYPTGGAICRLVNKGRRDHGVRCSVESTGGSVYNINTIREGELEFGVAQSDWQYHAYNGSSRFEEAGPFEGLRAVFSVHPEPFTVVARADSGISTFADLKGKRVNIGNPGSGQRGTMEVLMEAMGWTTDDFALATELKAAEQSAALCDNQIDAMVYTVGHPSGSIQEATTACDSVLVEVSGEAVDKLIADNSFYRSATIPGGMYRGNDGDTATFGVGATFVSSADVSEDVVYTLVKSVFENMEDFKGLHPAFANLEPAEMASAGLSAPLHDGAAKYYKEAGLIE
- a CDS encoding TRAP transporter permease, with the protein product MAKSEKRALTEEELQELVAASDSGARSPTGAVGRMIAATALIWSIFQVLLASPAAPYLLPGDLINNSRQIHLAFAIFLSAMAYPLFKASPRDRIPWYDWILGIGGAFLALYGYFFYDKIVSNGGLADASDAYFGLAGLIFLFIAAYRTLGPVMVLLAVIFLGYVFFGASEVVPDQIRWAGASLRKAMSHMWITSEGVFGIALGVSTKFVFLFVLFGALLDKAGAGNYFIKMAFGALGHLRGGPAKAAVVGSAATGLISGSSIANVVTTGTFTIPLMKRVGFSAEKAGSVEVASSVNGQIMPPVMGAAAFLMVEYVGISYVEVITHAFLPAIISYIALVYIVHLEAVKNNMPTIGNKVVSMGRTIGGMFAFFAGFAVLCYATQFPVKAIVSLFPAGSGWILSALLGLIYVGLVYLAAQTDDLEPDDPNAEVVELPDLAKIYKSGLYYLLPIIVLVYFLMIERKSPGLSAFWATMLLFGILLTQKTLKAMFRGEVNAMSRLRDGLIDLVVGMIDGARNMIGIGLATATAGIIVGTVSLTGIGQVMADFVEFLSGGNLILMLIFVAILSLILGMGLPTTANYIVVSSLMVAVVVELGAQSGLVVPLIAVHLFVFYFGIMADVTPPVGLASFAAAAVSGGDAIRTGFIAFFYSLRTVALPFVFIFNTDLLLIDVTWTQGIIVFIVSTIGILVFTAATMGWFLTKSRFYETAALLLVAFALFRPGVFMNQIQPPFEQIAPAEFSAALESAAPGSSLRTVISGPDFDTLEMKDVTVPLTVPDADGAQARLDALGLIIVPEGETQRLEEPAFGTELADALSSFDFYGDEPVAITSVQATADQLPKELIFIPALLLLALIALLQSRRATPAVREGELA
- a CDS encoding universal stress protein is translated as MIKTVLCAVDINRPAEEAEVLRMAARLADLDGAQLDVISVLPDFGASVVGAYLQDHHVKTAQDDASAKLDALVNDTLGPERNKAVRHIVAVGSVYQEVLHAAEVSNTDLIVLGAHDPDLKDYLLGPNAARIVRHGTCSVFVVRSGHS
- the cysG gene encoding siroheme synthase CysG; this encodes MKTFPMFLQMAGRRVVIVGGGEQAAQKARLILKTQAKIVVLAQDLDPELSDLAVAGCVTHQAGPITPESFAETALVFIATGCPGMDMALHALAKAAGATVNVVDQPGLCDAITPSIVDRDPVVVAIGTEGTAPVLARQIKTKLEESLEPRLGDLAALAGRMRSAAAARLAPRMRRDLWRWVFNDTPRQLFTSGSEREAAKLIKSAITTGDFGVSQGGSVSLVGAGPGAKDLITLRGVQRLQEADVIYYDRLLDPEILELARRDAERVYVGKAPGCHSWPQEKITQTLVSAAKRGQRVVRLKCGDPGVFGRSTEEIDALKAAGIPVEIVPGVTAACAAAASAGQSLTDRGRVDTLVLTTGHRENGYAVPDPINDIRPGTCVALYMAVGAAHQIMNSLKTKHPHAAFEVQIVAKAQRKGQILLKCALEELAETLNAHGIRGEAMLTITWARSAAKSEDRTTVLSAAS
- a CDS encoding glycosyl transferase family protein, giving the protein MSLAPFVRIVARGAGRARPLTLHEAQEAMTLILRGDAAPEAVGALLMVLRLRGETVEEIAGFTAALRAHASGTLPKADLDWPSYAAGRSRGAPVFLLAARLVTQAGYRVSMHGWNSHQSASASVREALGRAGAGVMYTPLETLSPAAFKLLRLRDTFGLRSCINTVLRLWNPSQAPVSVQGVFHPSYRSLQAQAADLLGQRDLAIIKGGGGEFERHPSKDIAIYGLRDGDHIKETADALLHDVRRLHDAGKTVDLRGLWHGSVKDEFATATVTGTAALALWALKAAPTLTDVDHMARGLWDARHQTESLSA